The stretch of DNA CTCAGCTGAACATCTGGGAGCCGAAACTGAGCAGCAGGGTCTGCAtccacatcacacacacacacacacacgcacacacacacacgcacacacacacacacacacgcacacacacacactctgttaTGATCATTCCTCTTCTCAACAGGCAATGGAAACTTCTGCTGGGTTAAAAATACGCCGCAGTAATTTGCTCCACATGTGGCGCTCTGGCAGAGAGACCATATTTtgcgggggtgggggggggggggttcctGGGGTTTCTCCAAAAGCAAagggagacacacacacaaccccccccccccacacacacacacacacacagagagagctGCAGCTCTTCCTCTTACCTTGAGCCTTTTCCACAAACAGCACCTTGGAGTCGTGCTGGAAGTTGAGTCCGTCCAGCACCATGGTGCCCCCCCCGGGGGCCGGGCTCGTCTCCAGGCTCTGCTTGTCCACCAGCGGCAGCTCCTGCGCCGACCTCTGGGCTGCGGGAGGAGACGGGAACCCGGTCACGGCTCATCCACACCCACTCCCCATGCGGGCCTGAGCATCCAGAGCGCTGTGCGGCTGCAGGCTCTGCTCTACATGTGCTGCTAACTTTGCCTCACTGGTTTCTGCTGGAAAGCCCTCTGGACCTTTACTGGGTCCCACCAAGgcgcccagtcaaagtccagcctCCAGATGTTGGTTTAAGGTTCAGGGGGTTTCCTTCAACCCTTCTGCTTATGATGAAGTTCTCCCTGTTTGGAAACCTGTGGGTTCTTCTGCGGCTCAGAGCGGAACTGAGGAACGAACAGCGGCTCGTTTCACCGCTGACATCACAGAGGTCAACTCCCAGTGCTGAAGGTCAGCTGGAGTCCAGGAAAAGTTCACTGAGTTTTACTCTTAAGGGTCCAGAAGAACCTCAGTCAGCTCAACATGTTCTTCTACCAACACATCACTGATTTTCTGGAACCAAcaatctaaaatctaaaatctgacTGAGAGGGAAACCTCGCCTGCTTTAGGTAACCGCTAAGCGCTAAAACAGTTCAAGCTGCTGCCTGCCTGTTTCCTGTCTGACGTGAGTCTAGACAGGAAACCGCAGAGCATCGTGTATCACCTATGATAAACTTCCTGTTCTGAATAGTGTGGAAGTGTTGGGATTCACAGTGTCCCGCTGTGTCAGGAAGGGCATGTTACTTTGGCTGATCCATTTCctcatttcacacattttcatgtttaagGATCATCTGAGTCTAGAGGTTCAGAGAGTTCTTCAGGAGTTTCAACCAGGACTGGACCGGTTTGGACCAGATTGGACCAGATTAGACTAGATTAGGCTGGTCTAGACCGGTTTGGACTGAACTGGACCGGTTTGGAACAGATTAGACTAGATTAGGCTGGTCTAGACCGGTTTGGACTGAACTGGACCGGTTTGGACTATGTTAAACCAGACTGGACTGGTTTGGCTGCAGAGGACAGAACTACGGTGACTCACAGCACTCGATGGGGTTGGATGCGACCTGCAGAGAGACGGTCCTGCCGCCCGGCTGGGTGATGTGAACCCGGAACACCATCCGAACGCGCGTGTTCTTCCGGCCGATGTCCGTCTCGCCCTTCCTCAGCTCGATGTCGGAGTTACGGAGCTTCAGGATTCCCGCGCAGTCGATTCTGTCGGGAGAGAAACTCAGTGAGGCGTGAGATCGCACATCAGCACCAACAGATCTTCCTTTCTGGATCTGCTTGGggttggaaatgtttttcctgGAGTTTCCCCCCGTCTGACTGCTGCTCCCATCAAACTGCTTTCGTTCTGCGAGTCGCTCCAAACCGTCTCTGGCTTTTCGGCTGTGGAGCCGCTCCATGGTGCATTCCTTAAAGGCTACTTCATGTCAACTTTTGCACACATTTCAACACTCCCTACATTCTTGTCTGTAGCTCTGGTGAAGCAATCAGGTGTGGAAGCCGAGAGCCGAGTCCTGCAGACACAGATCGACGGTCTGAAGGCCGGGTTACGGGTTACGGTTACGGGTTAGGCCAGACTTTCCCAACAGATTTCATATTCAAACCAGTTGGCAATGATCCGGATCCATCGGAATTCTGACCTGGATCACTTTACGAAACACCAACAGCTCAACAGAAACCATGCAGCGAGGTCTGGAGACATTGGTGTTAAACCCAGAAAGGACCAGACCGGACCGGATCCTCCTCATCTCCGCTCTTATCCTACCCATGCTCTTCATCAGCCcactcatcatcatcatcatcataatccCTCCTCATCCTGAGGCagctttagcttgttagctgcTGGTTTTTaattctacttcctgtttctacTCACATGGCGCGCATGTCGTTCTCCGGCAGCAGCGGGATCTCCAGCACCTTGGTGTTGTTGTGCAGGACCTCGTGGCTCGGCGTGGACACCGTCTTTCCCGTGATGCGGTGGACCTGGTAGAAGGCGTGGGGCCTCAGCAGCCGGTCGTCAGCCGTGCCGATGAAGAGCTGTAGGGTCAGAGGTTCGCTCTCCATGTAGCCGTGGAGCTGAAAGGACAGAGAAGAGTGGGTGTTAGGAACCAGGACTTCCTGTCTCCACGTCTCTAACAAATGTTGAAAGCTGGGTTGTTGTGGTTGAACCGAATGCTGCtttgaacagaaacagaatctCCCTGAACTGTTGCTGTGTTCCTCCATGATGCCATTTGGTCTCCAGGTGATTGCCTGTACTAGCGTAGCCGTTGCCTTCCTGAGCTATTACGCACGATTCTCATCTCTCTTCAGTCCTCTGTCTGGAATTTTTCCCATTGAAGTGGATTCCCTCCAGTAGATTTTCTACTGGGCCAATCGGCGAACAGAAGAAGTTATGAATGATGCCGTGCGTTTtctgtagtctgcctgtagttttagcgaTGGTGGCGGAAGacgttcagtctgtgttggtcAATATTCAAACATTGAATTTATATAAACAGCTGCAtcgctctgattggctcttctcTCTTTAGGGGATGATAGTTGTTTGCGGCGCAGgcaactttctttcttttttttttttacccctccagggcgtcttttttgtgggctctagagtcccttttttacgaagtaggctgacaggaaagggggaaggagaggagggaagacatgcggtaaacgtcaccgggtccgggagtcgaacccacgacggccgcgtcgaggacttgaggcctccaaatgtgggttgCGCTGACCGctatgccaccacggcacgcccccgcAGGCAACTTTCTTGGCGCTGAACTGGCGCTTTGCAAAACTGACAGGCAAACGTTAGCACTgggtaacatttaaaacctcaacagagtTCACAGGAAGTGAAGTGTCAGGGTCCTGTGGACGAAGCAAAGCCAGCGGCTTGTTTTAGCTGCTAGCCCTGAAGCAAAGACGTTCTTGTGTCCAGCAGTCAGACTCTGCTGGTCATGGAGGTTTAGCTCTTTAGCAACAACCAGCAACTGAGGTTTATTCACAGACTCCTTCTGTCTGAGCTgcaacctgaaccagaaccagaacctgaacctgaacctgaaTCTGAGGTTTTTCTTCCCATCTGATCTGTTTCATGACTTTAATAAAgaggctgctgcagctctgaagaTTGTTTggtgcaattttattttctttaaatgatcaCCTCCAGAAGAAAAACTGGCCCCTGGAGCCTCACTGCGGGCCCCTGGAGCCAGTAGTGAGGCTCCAGGAGTCCAGAGCAGGTCCAGTCGGAGCAAGAGGAACGGTTTGGAACCAGCGGCTAGTTTTACTGGCTACAGGAGGTAaaatgctagcattagcattatcAACATTTATTATTCTAAAGGACGTCTCAGTTTATTTGATTTAACCTTTTATTCAATTCATAAATCCTTCATTTTTTCCAAAGGGACATGAAATGTTGGACCTCTCTGCTAGCGCTCATTAGCTGCATTCCCATTGGCCGTTTAATTGTCcaaaatggatgaaaataaatctgcttaatggATTGGAGACGGACACATTTGTAACGAAACTGGGTTAACATGTTTTAATAGGTTTTGGTGCTGAGGTTAGGCTGAGGAGTCAGCAGACGGATTTTACTGCTGgtggaaaacaagaagaagacgacaggaagtggcaggaggatgACGGCACGgcttgtttttaatgacttattgcatcaacaaacttattcacatgaaattttaatttgatttcttatgtaatggaaacagcttgattgtgaaattgttttttcaacatcagcAAAATATTAACGCAATTCTGCAAACGTTTGTAATGAAGGGCAGTAAATGTTGCAACGTATCTGGACAGGCCTCTAACTGAAGACACTGTGCTGAtatgctaacatgctagcaGAGATGATAGCGACACGTCCTGGATGACTGCAGCAGCTGTTAGCAGCTCTGCTGATCCACCTCGTTTGCCTTTGCTGCTCTGTCAGAAACACGTTGGAGTCAAAGATCTGACCCAGAGATCAAGATGGACGGAAGAGACGGTTGGAACTTCCTCCTCTCTCGGTATCCAAGGCGCCTCCTTTCAACTCCTCTGGGGttaggggtcaaagttcaggcgGTATCTGGGCTTTGAGATGCTAATCGGCTGCTCCCAGTTAGAAAAGCAataccttgttgccatggttatgcATCAGCAGAACCCGAGGGAATATTGTCCAAACTGCAACGATTCAACCAGAAAATGATGAAATTTAGTGTGAaacagaaccaatcagaaccaaaggaGCAGTTCCCTCACGCTGCCACCAGGAGGCGCTGTTCCAGAGAAATATATCATGTCTGCAGGTATTTCAGTGGATGTTGGACGTTTCATTCCTCCATATTCTGCAGTAGGATAGTGACTCCTCCTCAGTCCTCTGCATAACCCCACGTGAAACAGAACTAAAGCTTCAGAGACGAGAGCAGCTGCGGTCAGCCCAGCAGCCTGGGGCTGCGGCCCCCCGAGCCCACCACAGGAGCAGGGCTGAGTCAGCGCTGCGGTTAGCTGCCGCCTCCTCCGCAGGACGCCATGATGTCAGCCAGGCGGGAAGTGGCCTAAACAAAGGGTGGTCTGTGTGGCGGAGGGGGGGAGGGCGGCTGCTAGGAGCCCGTCATTAAATCGTTAGCACCTTCTCAGGAACACGAGCCGAGCGTCGGCCGCTTGCTGGGAAATGTCTTCGTTTCCAGATGTTTCAGCCGCTGCAGAAAAACTTCTGGACTGAGAGGCTCTAGAACAGAACCGTCCTGTTACGACCCGTGTGGACTCAGAGTTTCCTGTTCTGGAGGTCTGAGCTCCGTTTGTGTGAGATCTGGCTTCCGTCTGtccatgaatgaatgaattaatgaatgaatgaatgatgcaTTCACACACAGGTAGCCTGCTCCCATCCAGACTGAGGTAAAGTGGTCAGATGTTCTGCTTGGGTCTGGACTGCAGCAGGATTCAAACCAGGAAGTTTTTACTGCAGCAGCTCCAAAGGCTGCGTCACTTCACCTGGACGGTAACCCTGGGTTACCGTGACTCCATGTTGGctccatgttgttgttgttgcaaacAGACTTCAAACAATcatttttctactttctgtTCATCACATTTCAGGtgtttcaaacagttttctagTTCTGTACCTCaagaaatatttcagcagcaTTAAGAGTTTTTCAttagtatttatatatttcagcAGTATTCATAAGGCTCATTTCTGAAGCTCTATTTTCTTGTAGCTGTTTAATTAGCGTCTGCCTGTGAAGCTGCTTGGAATGTCTCAAGCCGTTTTCAGAGTCCACTGCTTCACTTTCCCCAGAACCGAGGAGACGGGTTTATAGCCGGACCATGACTCAGCTCCTGCGGCCCGCCGCATTTCTGTCTGCGCCGCTCAGAGATGTCATGGAAAACCATGAGTCACCGTCGTCTGGACAGGAAGCGGACGGGTCCGCCTCACGACGGGCGCAGAGACCGAACCGGACCTGCCGTCAGAACAAACAAACCCGAGGAATACAGACCTGGACCGCCGGGTGTCCGCCGGCCAGCGCCTTCACCGCGCCGCGGCTGCCCTCCGTCTCGTAATGCGCCCGGTGGTGCGACTTGGGCTGGACTTGGATCTGCAGGCTGTAGGCGCCGGAGCTGCTGGGCAGCTGCCAGTCCAGCGCCGGCAGAGACGGGCTGGAACCGGGCAACAGGAGGGAGAGGATCAGAACCGGGCCAGGAGATGGATCTGTGTTCTGGTCTCCTGACCCTCCAGCCTGTCCAGGTTGCTGGTTGAACGCCGGCCTTACCTGAGGAACTGCTTGGGCTTCGTCCAGCCGAACGGGTTCTGAGGAACGTCCAGGAAGTAGCCTTCCTTCTTCAGGGCCGGGCGTTCGTCCTGCTGTGGCTCCAGCTTCAGGCCGACGGTGGGGCTGAGCTCCAGGCTGGTTCTCCGGGCCTTTATGGGGACGCCGTCGCCGAGGTCGGCCATGCCGTCGGTGGAGAGGGCATTGATGGCGGCCAAGATGGCGGAGTTGGTGTACTGGTTGGTGATGGGCAGCCAGCTGTCCTCCGCCAGGCTGAGGCGAGGCGAGGCGCGGGGCGAGGGGTTGGGGGGCGGCGGCGGGAAGCCGTTCAGACTGTACTTCCTCTTGGCTCCGCAGGGCGAGCCGGGCCCGGACCCTCGTGGCACCGTCCAGCCGTCGTCTGTCGCATCGGCGCGGGGGGAGGTAGCGGCGGCGTCCTCTGGCAGGGCCAGGGTGGAGCCCTTCGGGGACACGGAAGGGGACTGCCAGGGCGAGTTCTGGGGCGAGTTGTCGTAGTTGTAGGAGAAGCCGGACTCGAAAGAGGCGTCCGAGAGCCCGCTGCGGGACGACACGCTGCTGGCCGGGCTCAGACAGCTGGGGTCGCGGTAGAGGTCGGCGCCGGGTAGCGGCAGCGTCATGATGGAGGCGACCCGCCGGGCGGCTGGGATGCCGCCCCGCTGCGGCTCGTCCTCGGGCGACTGGCCGTAGGCTGTGATCTCGATGCGGGGGCCCTCCAGGGCCGTGCCGGCGTCCGGGCACACCGGCGGGTAGAAGCCGGCTGTCTGCGGGTCGTCACGGGGGTCAAAGGTCTCAGACTTCGCCACGGACACGGATATGGTGGGGCTGGACTGGAGAAACTGGGAGGCCAGAGGGCCGGACAGGCTGACGCTGGGCAAGAAGCCGAAGGCATCTGGTGGGAGAGCAGGGAGACGTtagcatctccatggaaaccagcGCTAAGGAAAACACGGTGGCGGCAGTATCATGCTCAGGGCTCAAACAAAGCTAATAATGACTCTGATAGAAATGTTACAATGAGGTCCGGTACAGAACCCAGACTGAACAGAACCGCAAACTGCTGAAAACTGAAGCCAACTTCACATCCGACCAGCAAGGTTCCGGGTCCAGACGGTTCTGACCAGCCTCATGCCTGTCTGGTCCAAACAAAGCATCAGCCACTCTGACACGTCAGGAAAGGTTCGGGACCATTTTCAACCGAACCACGCCCACTGGGACCGGATCAACCCCAGGTTCAGCTCCAGGTGGAATCCAACTGGGTTTTCCAGAACcaaccagaaccgggtccaaAGAGTCCAAACTCCAGACAGGAAAAGGTGAACTCACCTTCCTCTGCAGATTTCATCTCCTCTGTGGTAAAAGTTCAGATCCTCCATACAGgagctgctccagctgctgCGTGGTtcgaaccgggtcagaaccacgGCATCTGCTCCGAACCAGAACAAAgtccaaaagcaggaaaactcTCCGCTGGCAGAAAACAGGCGGTCGGTTCCTGGCTCTCTCTATCCCGGGCGGAGCGGGACCGGGACCGGGCCGGGGGATCCTGGCTGCTCGGCTCGCTGTGACGCACTGAGAAACTCCTGCGCTTATAAACCCGGGGATCACCCCGAGCCGCTCCGCGCTCTGACGCAGCACGCGCGCacgcggaggaggaggaggaggaaggaggaggaaggaggaggggaGAGTCCTCATCCCCAGATAACCGGGCTGCATTTCTCTTTTCGGATTGTCTTTCCTGAAGCACCTTGGAAAACTCCGTCATTATTTTAACCGTGTAACTTTAAGACCGGGAGCCCCGCCtcattatttcttcttctgtggtattgTAGTTACCCCTTTTGTCAGGTCCTGTTCATTTTTTATCTCCATATATCCGGTTTATTTATAGGTTTAGCTCAGTGTTTGCTATTGTAACAAATAAATCTATTTCATAATGTCAATATTTAAGTGAACTTCTGATCGTGAGGACTTACCTGTAGTTTGCTTTAGGACTTCCTGCTTCCCGTAGGACTTCCGGTTTCCCGTTTGTTCAAATCGGACCGCGCCGCGACCCGATCCGATGAAACCAGAATATCGCAGAAATGATCCAGGAGTTCGGAGCAGCGGCGCCACAGAGCCAACGTTTCAAACTGTGCAAAACTCTTAGGTCATCTTGATATTGTCCAGTTGGTCCAGTTCGACCCGGTCAGCCTTCAGAACGGTTCTGGACCGACTCATGTCAGCAATGTTGCAGTTCTGGTCGACCTGATAGATTTTTACCTGGTTCCAGACTGACTCCTAACTGGTTCCTAACTGGTTCCAGACTGACTCCTAACTGGTTCCTAACTGCTTCCCAACTGGTTCCAGACTGGTTCCCACCTGGTCCCTAACTGGTTCCCACCTGGTTCCTAACTGGTTCCCAACTGGTTCCAGACTGGTTCCCACCTGGTTCCTAACTGGTTCCCAACTGACTCCTAACTGGGTCCTAACTGGTTCCAGACTGACTCCTAACTGGTTCCGGACTGGTTCCTAACTGGTTCCCAACTGGTTCCCACCTGGTTCCTAACTGGTTCCTAACTGGTTCCAGACTGACTCCTAACTGGTTCCAGACTGGTTCCCAACTGGTTCCAGACTGGTTCCCAACTGGTTCCAGACTGGTTCCCACCTGGTTCCTAACTGGTTCCAGACTGGTTCCTAACTGGTTCCCAACTGACTCCTAACTGGGTCCTAACTGGTTCCCACCTGGTTCCTAACTGGTTCCAGACTGGTTCCCACCTGGTTCCTAACTGACTCCTAACTGGTTCCAGACTGGTTCCCACCTGGTTCCTAACTGGTTCCAGACTGGTTCCTAACTGGTTCCAGACTGGTTCCCACCTGGTTCCTAACTGGTTCCCAACTGACTCCTAACGGGGTCCTAACTGGTTCCCACCTGGTTCCTAACTGGTTCCAGACTGGTTCCCACCTGGTTCCTAACTGACTCCTAACTGGTTCCAGACTGGTTCCCACCTGGTTCCTAACTGGTTCCAGACTGACTCCTAACTGGTTCCCACCTGGTTCCCAACTGGTTCCCACCTGGTTCCTAACTGGTTCCCACCTGGTTCCTAACTGGTTCCAGACTGACTCCTAACTGGTTCCCAACTGGTTCCAGACTGGTTCCCAACTGGTTCCGGACTGGTTCCCACCTGGTTCCAGACTGGTTCCTAACTGGTTCCCAACTGGTTCCCACCTGGTTCCTAACTGGTTACGGACTGGTTCCCACCTGGTTCCTAACTGGTTCCAGACTGGTTCCTAACTGGTTCCCACCTCGTTCCTCACTGGTTCCAGACTGACTCCTAACTGGTTCCCAACTGGTTCCCACCTGGTTCCTAACTGGTTCCCAACTGACTCCTAACTGGGTCCTAACTGGTTCCAGACTGACTCCTAACTGGTTCCGGACTGGTTCCTAACTGGTTCCCAACTGGTTCCCACCTGGTTCCTAACTGGTTCCTAACTGGTTCCAGACTGACTCCTAACTGGTTCCAGACTGGTTCCCAACTGGTTCCAGACTGGTTCCCACCTGGTTCCTAACTGGTTCCAGACTGGTTCCTAACTGGTTCCAGACTGGTTCCCACCTGGTTCCTAACTGGTTCCCAACTGACTCCTAACTGGGTCCTAACTGGTTCCCACCTGGTTCCTAACTGGTTCCAGACTGGTTCCCACCTGGTTCCTAACTGACTCCTAACTGGTTCCAGACTGGTTCCCACCTGGTTCCTAACTGGTTCCAGACTGACTCCTAACTGGTTCCCACCTGGTTCCCAACTGGTTCCCACCTGGTTCCAGACTGGTTCCTAACTGGTTCCCAACTGGTTCCCACCTGGTTCCTAACTGGTTCCCACCTGGTTCCTAACTGGTTCCAGACTGACTCCTAACTGGTTCCCAACTGGTTCCAGACTGGTTCCCACCTGGTTCCTAACTGGTTCCGGACTGGTTCCCACCTGGTTCCAGACTGGTTCCTAACTGGTTCCCAACTGGTTCCCACCTGGTTCCTAACTGGTTACGGACTGGTTCCCACCTGGTTCCTAACTGGTTCCAGACTGGTTCCTAACTGGTTCCCACCTCGTTCCTCACTGGTTCCAGACTGACTCCTAACTGGTTCCCAACTGGTTCCCAACTGGTTCCCACCTGGTTCCTAACTGGTTCCCAGCTGGTTCCCACCTGGTTCCTAACTGGCTCCTAACTGATTTTGTCACCTGCAACATGATCAGAGCAACATTTGGACGCAGAATGGCTGGAATGTGAATTCTCCTGTGCTGAGTGGCATCGTCTCTTTAAAGCTGTGCGACCCTTTGACCTTTCAGACCAGTGAGTTTGTCTTCATAAGGATGTTGGTCAGAGCAACACTTAGTAACAAGATAGCTTAATGGCGGTTCTCCTCCGGCTGCAGGAATGAAAAATAAACGCTCTAATTTGgagaaaagctgcagcttttccGCCTGAGTGTTTCTGCTCCCACTTTCGGACGGAGCCAGTCGAGTTCAGGAGTCAAGTGTTTGCAGATACGCTGCGTCCCGCTCGCCTCAAACTTGCTTATTCAGCCATTTCATGACGCCATTAGAAGATCGATCCGGTCGGGTTCATATAAAACCAATGAagattgcatttttaaaaactcccgTAAAACTGACCGAAGTTAACCTCCAGCTGAGACACACCAGCTCTGAAGCTTTTCCTTGTGGCCAGGAAGAAGATTTGAGTTCCCTGATTTAACGTAGACCTACTGAAGCTTCT from Xiphophorus maculatus strain JP 163 A chromosome 13, X_maculatus-5.0-male, whole genome shotgun sequence encodes:
- the LOC102237484 gene encoding nuclear factor of activated T-cells, cytoplasmic 1-like — translated: MKSAEEDAFGFLPSVSLSGPLASQFLQSSPTISVSVAKSETFDPRDDPQTAGFYPPVCPDAGTALEGPRIEITAYGQSPEDEPQRGGIPAARRVASIMTLPLPGADLYRDPSCLSPASSVSSRSGLSDASFESGFSYNYDNSPQNSPWQSPSVSPKGSTLALPEDAAATSPRADATDDGWTVPRGSGPGSPCGAKRKYSLNGFPPPPPNPSPRASPRLSLAEDSWLPITNQYTNSAILAAINALSTDGMADLGDGVPIKARRTSLELSPTVGLKLEPQQDERPALKKEGYFLDVPQNPFGWTKPKQFLSPSLPALDWQLPSSSGAYSLQIQVQPKSHHRAHYETEGSRGAVKALAGGHPAVQLHGYMESEPLTLQLFIGTADDRLLRPHAFYQVHRITGKTVSTPSHEVLHNNTKVLEIPLLPENDMRAIIDCAGILKLRNSDIELRKGETDIGRKNTRVRMVFRVHITQPGGRTVSLQVASNPIECSQRSAQELPLVDKQSLETSPAPGGGTMVLDGLNFQHDSKVLFVEKAQDGHHVWESEAAVERDALRPNSLLVEIPPYRTQLLTAPVHVNFYVSNGKRKRSQLQRFSYVPTNVPTIKTEPHDDYGAALPCSQHAPLHPKAYYGAQVAPPVTSDPRPCVVGGAYGRSPASSPKLPDLSPFSRPPPAHASIIQEAPRRLPSPTDSPTSTPLPQTPARPAGPQQTPEPAGRVREGGVSIKEEPQELDQMYLDDVNEVIKNDLSSDPAHSRA